The Prevotella sp. E9-3 genome has a window encoding:
- a CDS encoding phosphoethanolamine transferase translates to MTDNISMTFHQKRTLIGLLMMLIVGLFCLNTYVSCIALHVICLLTDILLIGLFLWKTPRLLSATLRISFEVVSYVAALYDTFCIYHFGEGITPTMIAFLFNTDSHEVVDFLNTYGGEFFTDWHTDVLLLLIIGHILLSWKIRKIRLPFFHFRKCKRYVLPVYCLLVFLGLVVSWPIRRQYLELLSQQNQTDTEALIFQGYYQSAYAPPLKWIFAHKSLLLVDDEIERLKESTFCTQIDSCSHRSKHIVVVIGESYNRHHSQLYGYALPTTPHQKEWAEKGNLVVFTDVVSSWNITTNSFNQFFSLHHYGAERVWADYPLFPILFRHAGYRVAFLSNQFRRKRKSKSFNLAGGFFLNSSAFYHGLFDICNHKKSHNDLEFVTMNLPLISDCSAYKLDIIHLRGQHFEYENHYPKEQQFFKIADYRNRQLNDEEKQVVAHYDNATRWNDVVVDGILRNYKDSDAVVIYLADHGEEVYDDLPVKGRIYATPTARQARQEFEIPFWIWCSSKYIDQHPDIVAQIRSAARRPWITDRLPHLLLYLSGISHADYDERLSLIGPQNDVTIPRMIDGIIDYDSLMTSK, encoded by the coding sequence ATGACTGACAACATATCTATGACTTTCCATCAGAAACGTACGCTTATCGGACTCCTTATGATGCTGATTGTAGGGCTGTTCTGTCTTAATACGTATGTGTCATGTATTGCACTTCATGTAATATGCCTGCTCACAGACATCCTCTTGATAGGGCTATTTTTATGGAAAACTCCAAGGCTTCTGTCTGCAACCCTGCGCATCTCTTTTGAAGTGGTAAGCTATGTTGCTGCTTTATATGACACGTTCTGTATATATCATTTTGGTGAGGGAATTACTCCCACCATGATTGCTTTCCTGTTTAATACCGATAGTCATGAGGTGGTAGATTTTCTGAATACCTATGGAGGAGAGTTTTTTACCGACTGGCATACTGATGTGCTCCTCCTATTGATAATTGGCCATATACTGCTGTCATGGAAGATAAGGAAGATAAGGCTTCCGTTTTTTCATTTTAGAAAATGTAAAAGATATGTATTGCCAGTTTATTGCCTGCTTGTATTTCTCGGCCTTGTCGTGTCCTGGCCCATACGCCGGCAGTACCTTGAACTGCTCTCCCAACAGAATCAAACCGATACCGAGGCACTTATCTTCCAAGGATATTATCAGAGTGCTTATGCACCACCTCTGAAATGGATTTTTGCTCATAAGTCATTGTTACTTGTTGACGATGAGATAGAACGACTGAAAGAGAGCACCTTCTGTACTCAAATAGACAGTTGTTCGCACCGTTCAAAGCATATTGTTGTGGTGATTGGCGAGAGTTATAACCGTCACCATTCACAGCTGTATGGCTATGCACTGCCTACTACTCCCCATCAGAAAGAATGGGCCGAAAAGGGAAATCTGGTAGTGTTTACCGATGTTGTGTCATCCTGGAACATCACTACAAATTCTTTTAATCAGTTCTTCTCGCTTCATCACTACGGGGCTGAACGCGTTTGGGCTGACTATCCGCTGTTTCCCATTCTTTTTCGTCATGCAGGGTACCGTGTAGCCTTTCTCAGTAATCAGTTTCGTAGAAAACGAAAATCAAAAAGTTTCAATCTTGCTGGTGGTTTCTTCTTGAATTCTTCTGCATTCTATCACGGTCTTTTTGATATATGCAACCATAAGAAGTCTCATAATGATTTGGAATTTGTGACGATGAATCTGCCGCTCATTTCAGATTGTTCAGCCTACAAATTAGATATCATTCATTTGCGCGGACAGCATTTTGAATATGAAAACCACTATCCTAAGGAGCAACAGTTCTTTAAGATTGCTGATTACCGCAATCGCCAACTGAATGATGAAGAAAAACAAGTCGTGGCCCATTACGATAATGCCACACGTTGGAATGATGTCGTTGTAGATGGCATCTTGCGGAACTATAAAGACAGTGATGCTGTTGTCATCTATTTAGCTGACCATGGCGAAGAGGTCTATGATGATCTTCCTGTAAAGGGACGTATTTACGCTACGCCTACAGCACGGCAGGCACGTCAGGAATTCGAGATTCCTTTCTGGATATGGTGTTCTTCAAAATATATTGACCAGCATCCTGACATCGTAGCCCAAATACGTTCGGCAGCCCGTCGTCCTTGGATTACTGATCGTTTGCCCCATCTGCTTCTATATCTTTCAGGTATATCGCATGCCGACTATGATGAACGGCTCTCACTGATTGGTCCTCAGAACGATGTGACCATACCAAGAATGATAGACGGCATTATTGATTATGATTCCTTGATGACAAGTAAGTAA
- a CDS encoding outer membrane beta-barrel protein, with protein MKTKFFLTAALVAMSLSASAQFTDNSASTASVSSIGNSSGWGYAYVEYNPLTVKIDEKGADDVSMTAFSAGYSQAFPVSQGIPLFVEAGLGLMYANKSDFDDIDDLDFSMVSAKIPVNIMYAFNLPNSEISIIPFGGLTLRGNISGKFTYKGGKKDKEYDVFDKKDMEDMGMLDGKAWNRLQVGWQIGLKARLGSSFLVGLSYGNDMSEIAKKTTISTTSLTVGFAF; from the coding sequence ATGAAAACAAAATTCTTTTTGACGGCAGCTTTAGTGGCCATGAGCCTTTCTGCCTCTGCACAGTTCACTGACAATTCTGCATCAACAGCATCGGTTTCAAGTATCGGGAATAGTTCAGGTTGGGGATATGCCTATGTGGAATATAATCCACTGACAGTGAAAATTGACGAAAAGGGTGCTGACGATGTGTCAATGACTGCATTCTCTGCCGGTTATAGTCAGGCCTTCCCTGTTTCTCAGGGCATACCACTGTTCGTTGAGGCTGGATTGGGCTTGATGTATGCCAATAAGAGTGACTTTGATGATATTGATGATTTGGATTTCTCTATGGTATCAGCAAAAATACCTGTAAATATTATGTATGCTTTCAACCTACCCAATAGTGAAATATCCATTATTCCTTTTGGCGGCCTCACCCTGCGTGGCAATATCTCAGGTAAGTTCACTTACAAAGGAGGTAAGAAGGATAAGGAATATGATGTGTTTGACAAGAAGGATATGGAAGATATGGGTATGCTGGATGGCAAAGCCTGGAATCGTCTTCAGGTAGGTTGGCAGATTGGCTTGAAAGCTCGTCTTGGCAGTAGCTTCCTCGTTGGCCTGTCTTATGGCAACGACATGTCTGAGATTGCTAAGAAAACGACAATCTCTACCACCAGTCTTACAGTTGGTTTCGCTTTCTAA
- a CDS encoding helix-turn-helix domain-containing protein — translation MIHIGQEIRKQVEEQGKTSVWLAQELGCHRTNLYKIYDKRTIDTGVLLRISRILNYDFFNLYTEEIG, via the coding sequence ATGATACACATTGGCCAAGAAATCCGTAAACAAGTTGAAGAGCAGGGCAAAACGTCTGTTTGGCTCGCTCAAGAACTCGGCTGTCATCGTACCAATCTTTATAAGATTTATGATAAGCGTACAATCGATACCGGGGTGTTGCTACGTATCAGTCGCATACTAAATTATGACTTTTTTAACCTCTATACTGAGGAAATAGGATAA
- a CDS encoding ATP-binding protein, translating into MKRKLYDSLVEWKNDPYHKPLVLEGARQVGKTWLLKEFGKNEFANLVYVNCHDDERMQNLFQQDLHVERILQSLQAFTNQSIVPGKTLIFIDEIQEAHRGLDSLKYFCEDAREQHIVVAGSLLGVTHRPGESYPVGKVDLLHLYPMTFEEFLWAKGEELLAEKIMSCDWAVMSDLDSKIQECLRQYYYVGGMPEVVLHYTTNGDIKKVRKIQNSILSNYDSDFAKHAGSETERIRLVWKSIPAQLSKENKKFIYGAVKPGGRARDLESAIQWLIDAKLAFKVHRSNKPTMPLSFYEDFNAFKLFALDVGLLGAMANAPASLMLTSNDVFKEFKGAFSENYVFEQLRTFDDLGIYYFSKDNSTQEIDFLVQTEKRIIPIEVKAEDNLKSKSLSQFVTVDNADKHLKGLRCSMMPYIDQGWMENIPLFSVIAYINKEYN; encoded by the coding sequence ATGAAAAGGAAACTTTATGACTCTCTTGTCGAATGGAAGAACGACCCTTATCACAAGCCATTGGTGTTGGAGGGAGCACGTCAGGTTGGCAAAACATGGCTTCTAAAAGAGTTCGGCAAAAATGAATTTGCAAATCTCGTATATGTTAATTGCCACGATGATGAGCGGATGCAAAATCTGTTTCAGCAGGATCTGCATGTTGAACGTATTTTGCAGTCACTTCAAGCGTTCACAAATCAGTCGATTGTTCCCGGGAAAACCCTTATTTTCATTGATGAGATACAAGAGGCTCATAGAGGACTGGATAGTTTGAAATATTTTTGTGAGGATGCTCGTGAGCAGCATATTGTTGTGGCAGGCTCGTTGTTAGGAGTAACTCATAGACCTGGTGAGTCCTATCCTGTGGGTAAAGTTGATCTACTACATCTATATCCCATGACCTTTGAAGAGTTTCTTTGGGCAAAGGGTGAAGAATTATTAGCTGAAAAAATCATGTCTTGCGACTGGGCTGTAATGAGTGACCTCGACAGTAAAATCCAGGAATGTCTTAGGCAGTATTATTATGTGGGCGGAATGCCTGAAGTGGTTCTTCATTATACAACCAATGGTGATATTAAAAAGGTCCGTAAAATTCAGAACAGTATTCTCAGTAACTATGATAGTGATTTTGCAAAACATGCTGGCAGCGAGACAGAACGAATAAGATTGGTCTGGAAGAGTATTCCTGCACAATTGTCTAAGGAAAATAAAAAATTTATATATGGGGCTGTTAAGCCAGGAGGCCGTGCGCGTGATTTAGAATCTGCTATTCAGTGGCTTATTGATGCAAAATTGGCATTTAAGGTGCATCGTTCTAATAAACCTACCATGCCATTAAGTTTTTACGAAGATTTCAATGCATTTAAACTCTTTGCTCTTGATGTTGGACTTTTAGGAGCAATGGCAAATGCACCAGCAAGTCTGATGCTGACCAGTAACGATGTATTTAAGGAATTTAAAGGGGCGTTTTCTGAAAATTATGTTTTTGAGCAATTGAGAACGTTTGACGACTTGGGTATTTATTATTTCAGTAAGGATAATTCTACTCAAGAAATAGATTTTCTTGTACAAACAGAAAAACGTATAATTCCTATAGAAGTGAAGGCGGAAGATAACCTGAAAAGTAAGTCGCTTAGCCAGTTCGTGACAGTCGATAATGCCGATAAACATTTGAAAGGTTTGCGTTGCTCCATGATGCCCTACATAGACCAGGGATGGATGGAGAATATTCCACTATTCAGTGTTATAGCATATATAAATAAAGAGTACAACTGA
- a CDS encoding ribonuclease HII, with amino-acid sequence MLESHFYDGLVEAGCDEAGRGCLAGAVYAAAVILPPDYQNALLNDSKQLTERRRYQLRTEIERDAVAWAVGIVSPEEIDQINILNASILAMHRALDQLAVRPQAIIVDGNRFKPYYPPLSEGKKEALPHTTIVKGDGKYLSIAAASILAKTYRDDYMNRLAEEYPQYDWLSNKGYPTKKHRAAIKEFGITPYHRRSYNLLGDGQLSFDFGE; translated from the coding sequence ATGTTAGAAAGTCATTTCTATGATGGCCTTGTTGAGGCCGGATGCGATGAGGCCGGACGCGGTTGTCTGGCAGGTGCAGTCTATGCGGCAGCAGTAATCCTGCCACCCGACTATCAGAATGCGCTGTTGAACGACTCCAAACAGCTCACCGAGCGTCGCCGCTATCAGCTTCGCACCGAGATAGAGCGTGATGCAGTGGCATGGGCAGTAGGCATCGTCAGTCCCGAGGAGATTGATCAGATCAATATCCTCAACGCCTCCATCCTGGCCATGCACCGGGCATTAGACCAGCTCGCCGTTCGTCCGCAGGCCATCATCGTTGATGGCAATCGCTTCAAACCGTACTACCCCCCTCTTTCTGAGGGGAAGAAGGAGGCACTCCCTCATACCACCATTGTGAAAGGCGATGGAAAATATCTTTCCATTGCTGCCGCCTCTATCCTGGCCAAGACCTATCGTGACGACTATATGAACCGCTTGGCCGAGGAATATCCCCAGTACGACTGGCTGTCCAACAAGGGCTATCCCACCAAGAAGCACCGTGCCGCTATCAAGGAATTTGGCATCACTCCCTACCACCGCCGCTCCTACAACCTGTTGGGTGACGGCCAGCTTTCGTTCGATTTCGGGGAATAA
- a CDS encoding M15 family metallopeptidase: MCRTKDIYMVRRFVFLMSMLFSVFGFAKAQEPFSVSMLSDSVFATMRGKSYPEGCTIERSDLRYLVVMHYDAKGRIHKGELVCNKLIADDLLYIFKKLYEAHYPIERMQLIDNYGANDEQSMAANNTSCFCYRVVNGSKKLSKHALGMAIDINPLYNPCVRGKRVQPEKGRRYALRARTFNYKIERGDLLWRLLTERGFTWGGSWRSVKDWQHFEK, from the coding sequence ATGTGCAGAACAAAAGATATTTATATGGTGCGTAGATTCGTCTTTCTAATGTCGATGCTGTTTTCTGTATTCGGTTTCGCGAAGGCACAGGAGCCTTTCTCTGTCAGTATGCTCAGCGATAGCGTGTTTGCAACCATGCGAGGAAAAAGCTATCCTGAAGGATGCACCATTGAAAGAAGCGACCTGCGCTATCTTGTTGTGATGCACTATGATGCAAAAGGGCGGATACACAAAGGCGAACTGGTGTGCAACAAACTGATTGCCGACGACCTTTTGTATATTTTCAAGAAACTCTATGAGGCGCACTATCCCATTGAGCGCATGCAACTTATTGACAACTATGGGGCCAACGATGAACAGTCGATGGCGGCCAACAATACCTCTTGCTTCTGTTATCGTGTGGTGAATGGGTCAAAGAAACTGTCGAAGCATGCACTGGGAATGGCCATTGACATCAACCCACTTTACAATCCATGCGTGCGCGGTAAACGGGTACAGCCCGAGAAGGGACGCCGTTATGCTTTACGTGCGCGTACATTTAATTATAAAATAGAGAGAGGCGATCTCCTGTGGCGTCTCCTCACCGAGCGTGGTTTTACATGGGGAGGTTCCTGGCGTTCAGTAAAAGACTGGCAGCATTTTGAAAAATAA
- the secDF gene encoding protein translocase subunit SecDF, which yields MQNKGLVKTIAVALVLICCFYLSFGFVTRHYASKAEAMGEAGVEYLDSLKNEKVYLGIYSLKQCQEMEIGLGLDLKGGMNVIMEVSVPDVVDVLADHKQDPAYQQSLAEAKKDEETSQDDFISLFINRWKQNGQGRPLAAIFATQQMKGKVSTQSSDAEVESAIRAEVQSAIDNAENVVRQRVDKFGVVQPNIQRLEGQSRIMVEMPGVKEPERVRKLLQGSANLEFWETYNSQEIVPLLAQLNNRFAAVQSNAQAAESNDSVAAEVAEVADTTAADTASAAASAFTAKLNKADKAADKAEALKQNPLFAVFQPVQGQGLAIVGYALARDTADVNKVIYSKVAAEILPAELKLRWGAKAEDFGTGSHGDVFALYALKITEPNGRAPLEGDVITSAKDDFDQMGHPSVSMEMNSDGARRWSQITKMNIGKAVAIVLDDAVYSAPRIQNQIDGGRSQITGNFTIEDTKDLANTLNSGKMPAPTRIVQEEVVGPSLGAQSIQQGIISFGVAFLLLMIYMILLYGFIPGIISDIALLFNLFFTLGILTSFQAALTMPGIAGIVLTLGTAVDANVLIYERTKEELRRGLNVKEAITKGYSNAFSAIFDSNFTSLITGIILLYFGTGPVKGFATTWIIGIAVSFFTAVFMTRLVYENRMKKDKWQNLTFTTGFFVNKMFVNTKVNFMAKFKASFLVWGVAAVVFIGFLSTRGLSRSIDFTGGRNYVVTLDKESHVEDVRAALDGAFVNTIGDKAGQPANTSVIALGTDGKTMRISTNWDIESNNPEVDDQAENILFETLTKAGFVSQSNIADFKNPDVREGGSIISSAKVGPSVAKTITYGAIISVIIALIAIFIYIFVRFRNLSFSVGAIVALALDALVVLGFYSVCWGWLPMSLEIDQVFIGAILTVIGYSINDKVVVFDRIRENINLYGKRDPQMIFNDSLNQTLARTINTSVTTFLVLAIIFVFGGDSIRSFSFAMILGVVFGTLSSIFIAAPVAYLTMGKTIKEEEVKA from the coding sequence ATGCAAAACAAAGGATTAGTTAAGACGATTGCAGTGGCACTTGTGCTCATCTGCTGCTTCTACCTGTCCTTCGGTTTCGTGACCCGACATTACGCAAGTAAGGCCGAGGCCATGGGCGAAGCAGGTGTGGAGTATCTCGATTCGCTGAAGAACGAGAAAGTTTATCTCGGCATCTACTCACTGAAGCAGTGCCAGGAAATGGAAATCGGCCTCGGTCTGGACCTGAAGGGTGGTATGAACGTAATCATGGAGGTGTCAGTACCCGATGTTGTTGACGTTCTCGCTGACCACAAGCAGGATCCTGCCTACCAGCAGTCACTTGCTGAGGCAAAGAAAGACGAAGAGACCAGTCAGGACGATTTTATTTCACTGTTCATCAACCGCTGGAAGCAGAACGGTCAGGGTCGTCCCTTGGCTGCTATCTTCGCTACTCAGCAGATGAAGGGCAAGGTAAGCACCCAGTCGAGCGATGCAGAGGTTGAGAGCGCTATTCGCGCCGAGGTACAGTCGGCTATTGACAATGCTGAGAACGTGGTTCGTCAGCGTGTTGATAAGTTTGGCGTGGTTCAGCCCAACATTCAGCGTCTGGAGGGTCAGTCACGCATCATGGTAGAAATGCCTGGTGTGAAAGAGCCTGAGCGTGTTCGTAAGCTGTTGCAGGGTTCTGCCAATCTGGAGTTCTGGGAGACCTACAACTCACAGGAGATTGTTCCCCTGCTGGCTCAGTTGAACAACCGCTTTGCTGCCGTACAGAGCAACGCACAGGCTGCTGAGAGCAACGATTCAGTTGCTGCCGAAGTAGCTGAGGTGGCCGATACCACCGCTGCTGACACCGCTTCTGCTGCTGCAAGCGCTTTCACTGCCAAACTGAACAAAGCTGATAAGGCTGCCGACAAGGCTGAAGCCCTGAAGCAGAACCCCCTCTTTGCTGTGTTCCAGCCCGTACAGGGTCAGGGCCTGGCTATCGTAGGTTATGCTTTGGCACGCGATACTGCCGATGTAAACAAAGTGATCTATTCAAAGGTGGCTGCTGAGATTCTTCCTGCTGAGCTGAAGCTGCGCTGGGGTGCTAAGGCCGAGGATTTCGGTACCGGTTCTCATGGTGACGTGTTCGCTCTCTATGCACTGAAGATCACCGAGCCCAATGGTCGTGCTCCACTGGAAGGTGACGTAATCACCAGCGCTAAGGACGACTTCGATCAGATGGGTCATCCTTCAGTATCAATGGAAATGAACAGCGATGGTGCCCGTCGTTGGAGCCAGATTACCAAGATGAACATTGGCAAGGCCGTAGCTATTGTGCTCGACGATGCCGTTTACTCTGCTCCCCGTATTCAGAACCAGATTGATGGCGGTCGTTCACAGATCACCGGTAACTTCACCATTGAGGATACCAAGGACTTGGCCAACACGCTGAACTCTGGTAAGATGCCTGCTCCTACCCGTATCGTACAGGAAGAGGTTGTAGGTCCTTCACTCGGTGCACAGTCTATCCAGCAGGGTATCATCTCATTCGGCGTAGCTTTCCTGCTGCTGATGATCTACATGATCCTGCTCTACGGATTCATCCCCGGTATCATCTCTGATATCGCACTGCTCTTCAACCTGTTCTTCACTCTGGGTATCCTTACCTCGTTCCAGGCTGCACTGACCATGCCAGGTATTGCCGGTATCGTGCTGACACTGGGTACTGCTGTGGACGCCAACGTGCTGATCTACGAGCGCACCAAGGAAGAACTTCGTCGCGGACTGAATGTAAAAGAAGCCATCACAAAGGGTTACTCTAACGCTTTCTCGGCTATCTTCGACTCTAACTTCACCTCACTCATCACCGGTATCATCCTGCTCTACTTCGGTACAGGTCCTGTGAAGGGCTTCGCTACCACCTGGATTATCGGTATTGCCGTTTCGTTCTTCACCGCTGTGTTCATGACCCGTCTGGTTTATGAGAACCGTATGAAGAAAGACAAGTGGCAGAACCTGACCTTCACCACCGGTTTCTTCGTGAACAAGATGTTCGTGAACACCAAGGTGAACTTCATGGCTAAGTTCAAGGCCAGCTTCCTTGTATGGGGTGTCGCTGCCGTAGTATTCATCGGCTTCCTGTCAACTCGCGGTCTGAGCCGCAGTATCGACTTCACCGGTGGTCGCAACTACGTGGTAACTCTCGACAAGGAGAGCCATGTTGAGGATGTGCGCGCTGCTCTCGACGGTGCTTTCGTTAACACCATCGGCGATAAGGCCGGTCAGCCCGCCAACACCAGCGTGATCGCTCTGGGTACCGATGGCAAGACCATGCGTATCTCTACCAACTGGGATATCGAGTCAAACAATCCTGAGGTTGACGACCAGGCTGAGAACATCCTGTTCGAGACTCTCACCAAGGCAGGCTTCGTAAGTCAGTCAAATATTGCCGACTTCAAGAACCCCGACGTTCGCGAGGGTGGTTCAATCATCTCTTCGGCTAAGGTAGGTCCTTCAGTGGCTAAGACCATCACCTACGGTGCTATCATCTCGGTGATCATCGCCCTGATTGCTATCTTCATCTATATCTTCGTACGCTTCCGCAACCTGTCGTTCTCCGTAGGTGCTATCGTTGCTCTGGCTCTTGATGCACTCGTAGTATTGGGCTTCTACAGCGTATGCTGGGGTTGGTTGCCCATGTCACTCGAGATTGACCAGGTGTTCATCGGTGCTATCCTGACCGTGATTGGTTACTCTATCAACGATAAGGTGGTGGTATTCGACCGTATCCGTGAGAACATTAACCTCTACGGAAAGCGTGACCCTCAGATGATTTTCAACGATTCTCTGAACCAGACACTGGCTCGTACCATCAACACCTCTGTGACCACGTTCCTTGTGCTGGCCATCATCTTCGTGTTCGGTGGCGACAGCATCCGTTCGTTCTCATTCGCAATGATTCTGGGTGTTGTATTCGGTACCCTGTCTTCAATTTTCATCGCTGCTCCTGTTGCTTACCTCACCATGGGTAAGACCATCAAGGAAGAGGAAGTGAAGGCATAA
- a CDS encoding endonuclease/exonuclease/phosphatase family protein, with protein sequence MIKHLKSFLLNLLAGANVATVLLLLAVAYSDHLNPVEYPLMACAGMLIPFFLMANLMFVPFWVLFSWKRLLIPVLGFLLAYPAIRVYMPLHGQDAPPEGSLRIVSYNVCIYGGNYKYEHAFDTIFTYLKAQQADIVCIQEDRHVPFSDYERYFPYNDTTQVAYAPTIGYNYVGIHTRFPILKKEKIEYDSRTNGSVAYYLNVNGDTIIVINNHLESSHLNSKDRNRYEKMIKGGMGRDTATTETVMIAGKLSEAMAIRAVQADSVHSYVERHKQYPIIVCGDFNDTPISYVRRKMAEGLTDCYVESGRGPGLSYNRRGFNFRIDNLMCSSHFKPHACEIDSKMDASDHYPLLCWLEIRENP encoded by the coding sequence ATGATCAAGCACCTGAAGTCTTTCCTACTGAACCTGTTGGCAGGGGCCAATGTGGCCACTGTGCTGTTGCTGTTGGCAGTGGCCTATAGCGACCATCTGAATCCTGTGGAATATCCCTTGATGGCCTGTGCGGGTATGCTGATACCGTTCTTTCTGATGGCCAATCTGATGTTTGTTCCTTTTTGGGTACTGTTCAGTTGGAAACGCTTGCTTATTCCTGTTTTGGGTTTCCTCCTGGCCTATCCCGCTATTCGCGTTTATATGCCGTTGCACGGACAGGATGCTCCGCCAGAAGGCTCGCTGAGAATAGTGTCCTATAATGTGTGCATATACGGTGGAAACTATAAGTATGAGCATGCCTTTGACACCATCTTTACCTATCTGAAAGCGCAACAGGCCGATATTGTGTGTATTCAGGAAGACCGGCACGTACCTTTCTCCGACTACGAGCGCTATTTCCCCTATAATGATACCACTCAGGTAGCCTATGCCCCAACGATAGGGTATAATTACGTGGGCATACACACGCGCTTCCCTATTTTGAAAAAAGAAAAGATAGAATACGACTCGCGCACCAACGGGTCGGTGGCTTACTATCTGAATGTGAACGGTGATACTATCATCGTGATAAACAATCACTTAGAGAGTAGTCATCTGAATAGTAAAGACCGCAACCGCTACGAGAAAATGATAAAGGGCGGCATGGGGCGCGACACGGCAACCACCGAGACGGTGATGATAGCGGGAAAACTGAGCGAAGCAATGGCTATAAGGGCGGTGCAGGCCGACAGTGTGCACAGCTATGTGGAGCGTCACAAACAATACCCCATCATCGTGTGCGGTGACTTCAACGACACCCCCATCTCGTATGTGCGAAGGAAGATGGCCGAAGGACTGACCGACTGCTATGTGGAGTCGGGGAGGGGACCGGGACTGTCTTACAACAGGCGAGGATTCAACTTCAGGATAGACAATCTGATGTGTTCCTCACATTTTAAACCGCACGCGTGCGAAATTGACAGCAAAATGGACGCCAGCGACCATTATCCGCTGCTTTGTTGGCTCGAAATACGGGAAAATCCTTAA
- a CDS encoding rhomboid family intramembrane serine protease, translated as MFQKIPTITKNLLIINVLAYLATTVFEMRGINLNIWGGLHFFLSPYFHLFQFITYQFLHGSFTHLFFNMFALWMFGCVIERVWGPKKFLIYYLVCGIGAGLCQEVVQFLMGSYSLTIGASGAVYAILLAFGMTFPEERIFIFPLPVPIKAKWFVMIYAAIELFSAVNSAGDGVAHMAHLGGMFFGFMMIRYWRRHPSIDYNLGSGRQFFENMKWNFDQRTARRKQNENTTTPPRENPQQMDMEYNARKQQRQAEIDAILDKIRKSGYDSLTKAEKQRLFEASREQ; from the coding sequence GTGTTTCAGAAGATACCTACTATTACTAAAAATCTGCTCATCATTAATGTTTTAGCCTATCTGGCAACGACGGTTTTTGAGATGAGGGGCATCAATCTTAATATTTGGGGCGGACTGCATTTTTTCTTGTCGCCCTATTTCCATTTGTTCCAATTTATCACCTATCAGTTTTTGCATGGCTCGTTCACGCATCTGTTCTTTAATATGTTTGCGCTATGGATGTTCGGCTGTGTGATTGAACGGGTGTGGGGACCGAAGAAATTCTTGATCTATTATCTGGTGTGCGGTATTGGTGCCGGACTGTGTCAGGAGGTTGTTCAGTTCCTGATGGGCAGCTACAGTCTGACCATCGGTGCATCGGGAGCCGTCTATGCCATTCTGCTGGCTTTCGGTATGACTTTCCCGGAGGAGCGTATTTTTATCTTCCCGCTGCCTGTGCCCATTAAGGCAAAATGGTTTGTAATGATTTATGCCGCCATTGAGCTGTTCTCGGCAGTAAACTCTGCTGGTGACGGTGTGGCCCACATGGCTCATCTGGGCGGTATGTTCTTTGGTTTTATGATGATACGCTATTGGCGCAGACATCCCAGTATCGACTATAACCTGGGTAGCGGACGACAGTTCTTTGAGAATATGAAATGGAACTTCGACCAGCGCACGGCCCGTCGCAAGCAGAATGAGAATACCACGACACCGCCCCGTGAGAATCCTCAGCAGATGGATATGGAATACAATGCGCGCAAGCAGCAGCGCCAGGCCGAGATAGATGCCATTCTTGACAAAATCAGAAAGAGCGGCTATGACAGTCTGACCAAAGCCGAGAAGCAACGGCTGTTTGAAGCCAGTCGTGAACAATGA
- a CDS encoding HU family DNA-binding protein — MNKTELVEKIAAGAGLSKVDAKKALDATVAAIKEALIAGDKVALVGFGTFAVNERPAREGINPATKAKIKIAAKKVAKFKAGAELADALN, encoded by the coding sequence ATGAACAAGACTGAATTGGTTGAGAAGATTGCAGCTGGTGCTGGTCTCTCTAAGGTTGACGCAAAGAAGGCTCTTGACGCTACTGTAGCAGCTATTAAGGAAGCCCTCATCGCAGGTGACAAGGTTGCTCTCGTTGGTTTCGGCACATTCGCTGTTAACGAGCGTCCCGCTCGTGAGGGTATCAACCCCGCCACAAAGGCTAAGATCAAGATTGCCGCTAAGAAGGTAGCTAAGTTCAAGGCTGGTGCTGAGCTGGCTGACGCCCTGAACTAA